In Deltaproteobacteria bacterium, one genomic interval encodes:
- a CDS encoding ABC transporter ATP-binding protein, with translation MGSNLLSAENIYKSYQQGSSELEILKGVNLDIKVGDAIGIVGSSGSGKSTLLQILGTLDKPNSGELIYQEKNLFDLSDEEVSLFRNQTMGFVFQFHHLLRELTAIENVLLPCRIANQNMIKAANYAKEILNMLGLGDRMDHYPNQLSGGELQRAAIARALIRHPKIIFADEPTGNLDSINSRKIQELFFLIREQLKITLVVVTHDLHFAQKFPRVMHLKDGNWN, from the coding sequence ATGGGTAGTAATTTATTGTCAGCAGAAAATATCTATAAAAGTTATCAACAAGGTTCCAGCGAATTAGAGATTTTAAAAGGAGTTAATTTAGATATCAAAGTTGGGGATGCCATAGGGATCGTAGGAAGTAGTGGTTCGGGAAAATCAACTTTGCTGCAAATATTGGGAACTTTGGACAAGCCCAATAGCGGAGAGCTTATTTATCAGGAAAAAAATCTTTTTGATTTATCAGATGAAGAGGTTTCTTTGTTCCGAAATCAAACTATGGGTTTTGTTTTTCAGTTCCATCATTTGCTAAGGGAATTGACAGCTATTGAAAATGTTCTATTGCCTTGTCGTATTGCAAATCAAAATATGATAAAAGCTGCAAACTATGCCAAAGAGATTTTAAATATGCTTGGATTGGGGGATCGCATGGACCATTATCCAAATCAATTGTCTGGTGGTGAATTGCAAAGGGCTGCCATTGCTAGGGCGCTTATCCGCCATCCCAAAATTATTTTTGCCGACGAACCAACGGGAAATCTAGACTCCATCAATAGTCGAAAGATTCAAGAATTATTTTTTCTTATCAGAGAGCAATTAAAAATTACTTTAGTGGTTGTCACACATGATCTCCACTTTGCACAAAAATTTCCTAGAGTGATGCATTTGAAAGATGGAAACTGGAATTAA
- the lpxK gene encoding tetraacyldisaccharide 4'-kinase has translation MKWILILLSQIYSGVHSFYKKMYSLGIFKVNRLSVPVLSIGNLTVGGSGKTPVMIYLVNLFQKKKYKIAVVSKNYKSKIKKISKIDAQLKGAADYGDEPYLINQKTQSIGYIGPKKYLTAKEVTRNEKVDYIFIDDGFQHHPLFKNCNILLIDVTQWEFPAKLLPWGRYRDDFSEAEKAHILFWTKTNLISPLAFAEMKKKLNYKGPQFEIQFLTDQFLDTINNEKKQIFELPKKVVLFCGLANPDPLIKGLKDVNKDLEIIVKLFPDHFQYRESDIKKILEKPLNFKYFLTTEKDYVKIKSFWPREYPLGILLLDLKLNKEDKELYEVVSRYLS, from the coding sequence ATGAAATGGATTCTTATTTTATTAAGTCAAATTTATTCTGGGGTGCATTCTTTTTATAAGAAAATGTATTCTTTAGGAATATTTAAAGTAAATCGTTTATCTGTTCCCGTATTATCTATTGGTAACCTCACTGTTGGGGGGTCTGGAAAAACACCGGTGATGATTTATCTTGTTAATTTGTTCCAGAAAAAAAAGTATAAAATTGCGGTTGTTAGCAAAAATTATAAAAGTAAAATTAAAAAAATATCTAAGATTGATGCTCAACTAAAGGGTGCTGCAGACTATGGAGATGAGCCCTATTTGATCAATCAAAAAACCCAATCGATTGGTTATATTGGTCCTAAAAAATATTTGACAGCTAAAGAAGTAACAAGAAATGAAAAGGTAGATTATATATTTATTGATGATGGATTTCAGCACCATCCTCTTTTTAAAAATTGCAATATTTTACTTATTGATGTGACTCAATGGGAATTTCCGGCAAAATTGCTTCCTTGGGGTCGTTATCGTGATGATTTTTCTGAAGCAGAAAAAGCTCACATTCTTTTTTGGACAAAAACAAATTTGATTTCACCCCTGGCTTTCGCTGAAATGAAAAAAAAGTTAAATTATAAAGGGCCTCAATTTGAAATTCAATTTTTAACGGATCAATTTCTGGACACCATAAATAATGAAAAAAAACAAATTTTTGAATTACCCAAAAAAGTAGTTTTATTTTGTGGATTAGCAAATCCAGACCCTTTGATCAAAGGATTAAAAGACGTGAATAAGGATCTAGAAATAATCGTAAAACTATTTCCTGATCATTTTCAGTACAGGGAATCAGATATTAAGAAAATTTTGGAGAAACCTTTAAATTTCAAATATTTTCTGACCACGGAAAAGGATTATGTAAAAATTAAATCGTTTTGGCCTAGGGAATATCCGTTAGGAATTCTATTACTTGATTTAAAATTAAATAAAGAAGATAAAGAGCTTTATGAAGTGGTTTCTCGATACTTGTCTTAG
- a CDS encoding ABC transporter permease yields the protein MFNKNIFYIAWKLLFTKKALFGGSTPLSLLGLILGVACLFVSMAVMSGFESTLKKTMSDVTGDIQVIERPKSNPNWQEFEASLMSLEPQIKVTTRFLYLEAVLANQGQISGVLVQGVDKDKYNEVLNIKSRIINGENSLSEKNGFPGAFIGKGIAKRMNFKVGDVFKIVVPITDNFNPGVFKRQMGEFRISAILDLGKHEWNERSIIVDIQEAQKVALVGNRYTGLLIKTYDLDRARETAFHLAKKLGPEFWIRDWKDVNENLFDAVVIERVVIFLVVLIIVIVAAFNISSTLYVGVIQRNNDIAILKTLGVSQKQVLHIFTLQGLFLGTFGFVLGNVLGLILCQLFMWGQRIFDLIPGSVYKIDNIVIEIRWLDLSAIGIATLIICYLATLAPAYRSSRLTVVEGLRYG from the coding sequence ATGTTTAATAAAAATATATTTTATATTGCTTGGAAATTACTATTCACAAAAAAAGCACTTTTTGGAGGTTCAACTCCTTTAAGTTTATTGGGTCTTATTCTGGGTGTTGCCTGTCTTTTTGTTTCAATGGCCGTGATGAGTGGTTTTGAGTCCACCTTGAAAAAAACCATGTCAGATGTAACTGGGGATATTCAGGTTATAGAACGACCTAAGTCAAATCCAAATTGGCAAGAATTTGAAGCAAGTTTAATGAGTCTAGAACCGCAAATAAAAGTCACTACAAGGTTTTTATATTTAGAAGCGGTGTTAGCAAATCAGGGACAAATTTCTGGCGTCTTAGTTCAAGGGGTCGATAAAGATAAATATAATGAGGTCTTAAATATAAAATCTAGAATTATTAACGGCGAGAATTCTCTTTCTGAAAAAAATGGTTTTCCTGGTGCTTTCATAGGTAAAGGCATTGCGAAAAGAATGAATTTTAAGGTTGGTGATGTCTTTAAAATTGTTGTTCCAATAACGGATAATTTTAATCCAGGGGTTTTTAAGAGGCAAATGGGTGAATTTAGAATTTCAGCCATTTTAGATTTAGGGAAACATGAATGGAATGAACGATCCATCATTGTTGATATCCAGGAAGCGCAAAAGGTGGCATTAGTGGGCAACCGTTATACGGGATTATTAATTAAGACCTATGACTTGGACAGAGCCAGAGAAACTGCTTTTCATTTAGCAAAAAAATTAGGGCCTGAGTTTTGGATTCGAGACTGGAAAGACGTGAATGAAAATCTTTTTGATGCCGTGGTAATTGAAAGGGTTGTTATTTTTCTTGTTGTTTTAATTATCGTTATTGTCGCAGCTTTTAATATTTCTTCGACGCTTTATGTGGGTGTTATTCAAAGAAATAATGACATTGCTATTCTCAAAACTTTAGGCGTTTCGCAAAAGCAAGTGTTGCATATTTTTACATTGCAAGGGTTGTTTCTTGGCACCTTTGGTTTTGTATTAGGTAATGTGCTCGGTTTAATCTTGTGTCAGTTGTTTATGTGGGGGCAAAGGATTTTTGATTTAATTCCTGGCTCTGTTTATAAAATTGATAATATTGTTATTGAAATAAGATGGTTGGACCTGAGTGCTATTGGCATTGCGACTTTAATCATTTGCTATTTAGCAACCTTAGCGCCAGCGTATAGAAGCTCAAGGTTAACAGTCGTCGAGGGTTTAAGGTATGGGTAG
- a CDS encoding Gfo/Idh/MocA family oxidoreductase, with the protein MKKLRAAVVGVGYLGHFHAQKYKNNSQSELVGVCDSNLDLAKQRSKELGVPFYSDPKELIGKVDLVTIAASTTYHFELASLFLSAGIPTNLEKPMTATLEQAQKLFEIQQKTKTLLTLGHIERFNPAILELKSQMNEKTYHIELTRWSTFKSRGSDVSVVYDLMIHDIDLLFYLLESDVKDYFVSGASLVSKELDSVAGSFKMQNGKTATISVSRVSSKINRNIKVYGADKILNANTANLEIEIQVKNQKPTSPDDLVLNQHLQVNKVDALQEETNHFINCVLGLEKPKITVLDGLKSMEWAHKITESIYGK; encoded by the coding sequence ATGAAAAAATTAAGGGCTGCTGTTGTTGGTGTTGGGTATCTTGGTCATTTTCATGCTCAAAAATATAAGAACAATTCTCAATCTGAACTTGTGGGTGTTTGTGATTCCAACTTGGACTTGGCAAAACAAAGATCGAAGGAGTTGGGTGTTCCCTTTTATTCCGATCCAAAGGAATTAATTGGAAAGGTCGATTTGGTAACGATTGCGGCTTCAACGACCTATCACTTTGAATTGGCTTCTCTGTTTTTGAGTGCGGGTATTCCAACGAATCTTGAGAAACCCATGACGGCCACTTTAGAACAGGCACAAAAACTATTTGAAATTCAACAAAAAACAAAAACCTTATTAACTTTAGGTCATATTGAAAGATTTAATCCGGCAATTTTAGAACTTAAAAGCCAGATGAATGAGAAAACCTATCATATCGAGCTAACTCGATGGAGCACGTTTAAATCAAGGGGCTCTGATGTCTCTGTTGTGTATGATCTGATGATTCATGATATTGATTTACTGTTCTATTTATTAGAATCGGATGTAAAGGATTATTTTGTTTCCGGTGCTAGTTTAGTTTCTAAAGAATTGGATTCAGTTGCTGGAAGTTTTAAAATGCAAAATGGGAAAACAGCAACCATTTCAGTCAGTCGAGTGAGTTCAAAAATAAATAGAAATATCAAAGTTTATGGAGCTGATAAAATTTTAAATGCGAATACTGCGAATTTAGAAATTGAAATTCAGGTAAAGAATCAGAAACCAACAAGCCCAGATGATTTGGTTTTAAATCAACATCTACAGGTAAATAAAGTGGATGCCCTTCAGGAAGAAACAAATCATTTTATAAATTGTGTTTTGGGTCTGGAAAAACCAAAAATTACGGTTTTAGATGGGTTAAAATCAATGGAATGGGCTCACAAAATTACTGAGTCAATTTATGGAAAGTGA
- the lpxB gene encoding lipid-A-disaccharide synthase produces MESERKDVLIISAEASSNLYAQRILEIWKESHPRLQAFGVGSSEMEALGFERLGKAEEMALVGAAEIIEHYSDIKKVFNRILEEVKARKPRFALLLDYPEFNIRLAKELKKMNVFVFYYISPQIWAWRKNRVFQMKAYCEKVFLIFPFEIPFYEKHKVPFEFVGHPILDELRSEYLDGPSIENERLKCGIQPHEIVLGLMPGSRKGELQRHFQIQLEVARRISQRVDNLKVLILCAPSFDKTDLYPFLEDFKIPFIIMKTDPFKMISLTDLILAASGTATLMVGLLEKPMVIMYRMKWLTGIIAKLLVKGVRFFGITNLILEKEVSPERFQNQASIENLENLVFDLISKKDLFNYQKQELKLLKEKLGNKGATLRVVKLLDQYL; encoded by the coding sequence ATGGAAAGTGAAAGAAAAGATGTTCTTATTATTTCTGCCGAGGCGTCCTCTAATCTATATGCGCAAAGAATTTTAGAAATATGGAAGGAAAGCCATCCTCGCCTTCAAGCCTTTGGTGTTGGATCTTCCGAAATGGAAGCTCTTGGCTTTGAACGATTAGGTAAAGCCGAGGAAATGGCCCTGGTAGGTGCTGCAGAAATTATTGAACACTATAGCGATATTAAAAAGGTTTTTAATAGAATTTTGGAAGAAGTAAAGGCCAGAAAACCCAGATTTGCATTATTGCTTGATTACCCCGAATTCAATATAAGATTAGCCAAAGAATTAAAAAAAATGAACGTCTTCGTATTCTATTATATTTCTCCTCAAATTTGGGCTTGGAGAAAAAATCGAGTTTTTCAAATGAAAGCTTATTGCGAAAAAGTTTTTCTTATTTTTCCATTTGAAATTCCGTTTTATGAAAAACATAAAGTGCCGTTTGAGTTCGTGGGACATCCTATCTTAGATGAGCTCAGATCAGAATATTTAGATGGACCAAGTATTGAAAATGAACGATTGAAGTGTGGGATTCAGCCTCATGAGATTGTTTTGGGTCTTATGCCAGGATCCCGCAAAGGAGAATTACAAAGACATTTCCAGATTCAATTAGAAGTCGCTAGGCGGATTTCCCAGAGGGTCGACAATTTAAAAGTTTTAATTCTTTGTGCTCCCAGTTTTGATAAAACGGATTTATATCCTTTTTTAGAAGATTTTAAAATTCCATTTATAATAATGAAAACCGATCCCTTTAAAATGATTTCACTAACAGATTTAATCTTAGCAGCTTCTGGAACAGCGACATTGATGGTGGGTCTTCTTGAAAAGCCAATGGTTATCATGTACCGAATGAAATGGTTGACTGGAATCATTGCAAAGCTTTTAGTAAAAGGGGTACGTTTTTTTGGTATCACCAATTTAATTTTAGAAAAGGAAGTCAGTCCAGAAAGATTTCAAAATCAAGCGAGTATTGAAAACCTAGAAAATTTAGTTTTTGATTTAATTTCTAAGAAGGATTTGTTCAATTATCAGAAACAGGAATTAAAATTATTAAAAGAAAAATTAGGAAATAAAGGAGCAACTTTAAGAGTTGTGAAGCTGTTAGATCAATATTTATGA
- the prfB gene encoding peptide chain release factor 2 has translation MFYQKRSGGIFDLDAKKKRLEEVVMSSENPAIWEKPLEMQKLNKEKSFLIKSIEEWDSFYKRLEDAKVLLEMAVEEQDEGTFKEVKQELKIIEELGKSLELKRVLNGELDPNNTYLSINSGAGGTESCDWAEMLLRMYMKFCDKKGYRYELIDRNDGDEAGVKSCTILIEGPYAYGYLKAESGVHRLVRISPFDSNARRHTSFASVFAWAEVDDSIEIEVKPDDLKVETFRSSGAGGQHVNRTDSAVRMYHLPSGIIVQCQTQRSQIQNREKALKMLKAQLYEKELEKRNKEKDEMNSQKKAVEWGSQIRSYVMHPYQLVKDHRTDHETSQVQDVMDGDLEEFIMAYLKSTMQNSNV, from the coding sequence ATGTTTTATCAAAAGAGATCAGGGGGTATCTTTGACCTGGACGCGAAGAAAAAGCGTTTGGAAGAGGTCGTTATGTCCTCAGAAAATCCTGCTATTTGGGAAAAGCCTCTGGAAATGCAAAAACTTAATAAAGAGAAATCCTTTTTAATTAAATCCATTGAAGAGTGGGACTCTTTTTACAAAAGGCTCGAAGATGCCAAAGTTCTCTTAGAAATGGCCGTCGAAGAACAAGATGAGGGCACTTTTAAAGAAGTTAAACAGGAATTAAAAATAATCGAAGAGCTTGGAAAATCTTTAGAATTAAAAAGGGTTCTAAATGGAGAGTTAGATCCAAATAACACCTATTTGTCAATAAACTCAGGAGCTGGTGGCACTGAGTCCTGTGATTGGGCGGAAATGTTGCTCAGAATGTATATGAAATTTTGTGATAAAAAAGGCTACCGGTATGAACTTATCGATCGTAATGATGGAGATGAGGCGGGTGTTAAATCCTGCACGATTCTTATTGAGGGTCCCTATGCTTATGGGTATTTAAAAGCAGAAAGTGGAGTTCATCGCTTGGTTCGAATTTCACCTTTTGATAGCAATGCAAGAAGGCATACTTCTTTCGCATCTGTTTTTGCATGGGCGGAAGTAGACGACAGTATAGAAATTGAAGTTAAGCCGGATGATTTAAAAGTTGAAACATTTCGATCCAGTGGGGCTGGTGGGCAGCACGTTAATAGAACAGATTCTGCAGTCAGAATGTATCACTTGCCTTCCGGAATCATTGTTCAATGTCAAACGCAAAGATCACAAATTCAAAATCGCGAAAAAGCATTAAAAATGTTAAAGGCTCAACTGTACGAGAAAGAATTAGAAAAAAGGAATAAAGAGAAAGATGAAATGAATTCCCAGAAGAAAGCCGTCGAGTGGGGTTCGCAAATAAGATCCTATGTGATGCATCCTTATCAGCTCGTCAAAGATCATCGTACGGACCATGAAACAAGCCAAGTTCAGGATGTTATGGATGGAGACCTTGAAGAATTTATTATGGCCTATTTAAAATCCACAATGCAGAATTCAAATGTTTAA
- the lpxA gene encoding acyl-ACP--UDP-N-acetylglucosamine O-acyltransferase has protein sequence MKIHPSSVISPEVEIGPDVEIGPYCLLQGKIKIGKGTFIEGHATVGSRYGILDIGENNHIMPGAVIGGPPQDVTYKSEPTRLIIGNNNTFREFSTVNLATSKGDGKTEIGNNCYFMAYTHVGHDCKIGNNVIVANDSHMGGHCIIEDNVVIGGICAFNQFTRVGKNAFIAGSSVVNKDILPFSRAQGTYALIRATNKVGLARKGFSKEEVQNVHKAIRILVMGTGTVEEALSKISMECIPSENISYLVQFIRSSKRGIAISRGKASSVENEME, from the coding sequence ATGAAAATTCATCCTTCAAGTGTTATTTCTCCTGAGGTTGAAATTGGCCCTGATGTCGAAATTGGCCCCTATTGCTTGCTTCAGGGAAAAATTAAAATAGGTAAGGGAACATTTATCGAGGGTCATGCCACCGTTGGTTCAAGGTATGGAATCTTGGATATTGGAGAAAATAATCATATCATGCCGGGGGCTGTAATTGGGGGGCCACCTCAAGATGTGACTTACAAATCTGAACCCACACGATTAATTATTGGGAATAATAATACCTTTAGAGAATTTTCCACTGTCAACTTAGCAACGAGCAAGGGTGATGGAAAAACGGAGATTGGGAATAATTGTTACTTTATGGCCTACACCCATGTGGGACATGATTGTAAAATCGGAAATAATGTGATCGTGGCAAATGATTCTCACATGGGAGGGCATTGTATTATTGAAGACAATGTTGTGATTGGTGGGATTTGTGCTTTTAATCAATTTACAAGAGTTGGAAAGAATGCCTTTATAGCTGGTAGCTCTGTGGTTAATAAGGACATTCTTCCGTTCAGTCGTGCGCAAGGAACCTATGCCTTGATCAGGGCCACTAATAAGGTGGGATTAGCTAGGAAAGGTTTTTCAAAAGAGGAAGTTCAAAATGTTCATAAGGCTATCCGTATTTTGGTAATGGGTACGGGCACAGTTGAAGAGGCATTAAGTAAAATTTCCATGGAATGTATTCCTTCTGAAAACATAAGTTATCTTGTTCAATTCATTAGATCTTCTAAACGAGGAATTGCCATTTCACGAGGAAAAGCTTCTTCCGTTGAAAATGAAATGGAATAA
- the bamA gene encoding outer membrane protein assembly factor BamA, giving the protein MLCGYQRLKVIIVLGFIFGFSASFSKEKTTPKTLAKKISQSKIKNKEEVPLLTQKSFLRDIQIEGQRKIEKDAILNRIKLKVGQSYSKEELRENLREDVTQLFKSGFFFNVEVNKTEIADGFVLKYKVFEKPSIAEISWEGISEDVKKEELQEALGVKEFEILNMAKLKEGQEKIQKYFEDKGFFLAKIDIKTEDLVKNETVKLKINLKQNDRVKVKKITFLGNKKLSDSALIIDQLISEEGFFTGLSGSGQFKQDMFERWIQGIRFIYFNQGYIQAKIDRPQVTVTPDKKGIYITIHIEEGEQFEVGEIDFSGDVLFSRDELLETIKLDENKIFAYDVLQKDLVDLQAKYGDLGYAFANVNPQWKVKEKERKVDLVFEFDKGNKVYFGRIQIVGNSKTRDKVLRREMKILEGELYNETRRRQSLENIQRLGFFDEVNFKTSTPPDKLDIMNIDVVIKERNTGQIQVGAGYGSSQGFTLQGSVQQTNFLGRGQNLGVSLNLAKNYSMYDVSFTEPYFRDSIWSLGFRVFRSENSGRADYDETKTGGSIFLGHPLGDYLRFNASYTYSATRLFAAKVNDVVVTDFDLFPLNTAEGDAGLLGLSLDYDTRNDRFKPSKGIHARLGYSVTGPFGGNLRYYKANTDFKFFKNLFWDVVFRNSISYARIESTDPTRNPPFNELYLLGGPYSLRGYRYPRVGKQVVSQKAKKELQDKGETVDLDEKAKRFYGGSQQLIYQGELMFPLIREAQMYGVTFYDVGQANDVITEGNFFADTGFGIRWFSPIGPLRFEWGFPLNRDTYWHEAVVFEFSIGAPF; this is encoded by the coding sequence ATGCTATGTGGTTATCAAAGATTAAAAGTAATAATAGTTCTTGGATTTATATTTGGCTTTTCTGCATCTTTTTCTAAAGAGAAAACAACGCCAAAGACTCTTGCAAAAAAAATATCTCAATCTAAAATTAAGAATAAAGAAGAGGTCCCATTACTTACTCAGAAATCTTTTTTAAGAGACATTCAAATTGAGGGGCAACGAAAAATTGAAAAGGATGCTATTCTCAACCGAATTAAGCTTAAAGTGGGTCAATCCTACTCAAAAGAAGAATTAAGGGAAAACTTAAGAGAAGATGTGACCCAATTATTTAAATCAGGTTTTTTCTTCAATGTTGAAGTTAACAAAACAGAAATTGCAGATGGTTTTGTTTTAAAATATAAAGTTTTTGAAAAGCCTTCCATTGCTGAAATCAGCTGGGAGGGTATATCAGAAGATGTTAAAAAGGAAGAACTTCAAGAAGCTCTAGGGGTGAAGGAATTCGAGATCTTAAATATGGCCAAACTTAAAGAAGGCCAGGAAAAGATTCAAAAATATTTCGAAGATAAAGGGTTCTTTCTTGCAAAAATTGATATTAAAACTGAAGACCTTGTCAAAAATGAGACAGTAAAGTTAAAAATAAACCTTAAACAAAACGACCGTGTCAAGGTAAAGAAAATTACTTTTTTAGGAAACAAGAAGCTCTCTGACTCTGCTTTGATCATTGATCAACTTATTTCAGAAGAAGGTTTTTTCACTGGGTTATCTGGTTCTGGCCAGTTTAAGCAAGATATGTTTGAACGTTGGATACAAGGTATACGATTTATTTACTTTAATCAGGGATATATTCAGGCCAAAATTGATCGTCCTCAGGTCACCGTTACTCCTGATAAAAAAGGGATCTATATCACTATTCATATTGAAGAAGGTGAGCAATTTGAAGTGGGTGAGATTGATTTTTCTGGGGATGTTTTATTTTCCAGAGATGAACTGTTAGAAACAATCAAGTTGGATGAAAATAAAATTTTTGCCTACGATGTTCTTCAAAAGGATCTGGTCGATTTGCAAGCTAAATATGGAGATCTTGGCTATGCCTTTGCGAATGTGAATCCACAGTGGAAAGTGAAAGAAAAAGAAAGAAAAGTTGATTTGGTTTTTGAATTTGATAAGGGAAACAAGGTCTATTTCGGACGCATTCAAATTGTTGGTAATTCTAAAACCAGGGATAAAGTTCTCAGAAGAGAAATGAAAATTCTCGAAGGGGAATTGTACAATGAGACTCGTCGACGACAGTCTCTTGAAAACATTCAAAGATTAGGTTTTTTTGATGAGGTGAATTTTAAAACGTCGACTCCGCCAGACAAACTAGATATCATGAATATTGATGTCGTGATCAAAGAAAGAAACACCGGGCAAATTCAAGTAGGTGCTGGCTATGGAAGCTCTCAGGGATTTACTTTACAGGGTAGTGTACAGCAGACAAACTTTTTGGGGCGTGGCCAAAACTTGGGTGTGAGTTTGAACTTGGCAAAGAATTATTCCATGTATGATGTTTCTTTCACTGAGCCTTACTTTCGTGACTCCATTTGGTCCCTGGGGTTTCGTGTTTTTAGGAGTGAAAATTCTGGACGTGCTGATTATGACGAAACCAAAACGGGTGGGTCTATTTTCCTTGGACATCCCTTGGGGGATTACTTGAGATTTAATGCGAGTTACACTTATTCAGCTACCAGATTGTTTGCAGCTAAAGTGAATGATGTTGTGGTTACTGATTTTGATTTATTCCCATTGAACACGGCAGAAGGGGATGCTGGTTTGTTGGGTTTGAGTTTAGATTATGATACTCGAAACGATCGGTTTAAGCCCTCCAAGGGGATTCATGCAAGGCTTGGCTATTCGGTAACTGGGCCTTTTGGTGGAAATTTAAGATATTATAAAGCCAATACAGATTTTAAATTTTTTAAGAATCTTTTTTGGGATGTTGTTTTTCGTAATTCCATTAGTTACGCTCGGATCGAGTCCACAGATCCGACCCGTAATCCTCCTTTTAATGAATTGTATTTGCTTGGAGGTCCCTACAGTTTAAGAGGTTACCGTTACCCTCGAGTAGGTAAGCAAGTTGTTTCTCAAAAAGCTAAAAAAGAGCTTCAAGACAAGGGTGAAACTGTCGATTTAGATGAAAAAGCTAAGAGATTTTATGGCGGTTCTCAGCAATTGATATATCAAGGTGAATTGATGTTTCCTTTAATTCGAGAAGCCCAAATGTATGGAGTGACTTTTTACGATGTAGGTCAGGCGAATGATGTGATAACTGAAGGAAACTTTTTCGCAGATACTGGTTTTGGTATTCGCTGGTTTTCTCCTATTGGTCCCTTAAGATTTGAGTGGGGTTTCCCTTTAAATAGAGATACTTATTGGCATGAGGCCGTCGTTTTTGAGTTTTCTATTGGCGCTCCATTTTAA
- a CDS encoding OmpH family outer membrane protein: MTFNSKLLVGLLYIASVSFSAEFKLGVVNMQKAIQATAAGKKAKTELESDFEKKKKELQKKEADLKKMQEDIEKKKSVLSEEVLIKKQEEFREEMMKFQQVVGKNQSEIQKKEQELTQPILEKMRKTIEKISKEKGYSAVIENTAMVLYIDSSHDLTDEVVKAFEKEK, from the coding sequence ATGACTTTTAATTCTAAATTGTTAGTTGGTTTGTTGTATATCGCTTCGGTTTCTTTTTCTGCTGAGTTCAAGCTAGGTGTTGTAAATATGCAAAAAGCAATTCAAGCAACAGCGGCTGGGAAAAAAGCAAAAACGGAATTAGAGTCTGATTTTGAAAAAAAGAAAAAAGAATTACAAAAAAAAGAAGCTGATTTGAAAAAGATGCAAGAGGATATTGAAAAGAAAAAAAGTGTTCTTTCCGAAGAGGTCTTAATAAAGAAACAAGAAGAGTTTCGTGAAGAGATGATGAAATTTCAACAGGTGGTTGGAAAAAATCAATCAGAGATTCAGAAGAAAGAGCAAGAATTAACTCAGCCTATTTTGGAAAAAATGAGAAAAACAATCGAAAAAATTTCTAAAGAAAAAGGTTATTCTGCCGTTATTGAAAATACAGCCATGGTTTTATATATAGATAGTTCCCATGATCTGACAGATGAAGTTGTTAAAGCTTTTGAAAAAGAAAAATAG